From a single Pleurodeles waltl isolate 20211129_DDA chromosome 8, aPleWal1.hap1.20221129, whole genome shotgun sequence genomic region:
- the LOC138249598 gene encoding protein LDOC1-like, with amino-acid sequence MEDTATADPDPDQSLLVTIQQAQELQQLRNKNVALRQALASRSTDVPTVSTTTTPRFSGDPNKLREFLDALTVYFAFRPTQFSQDKTKVGYLISALSGPAMAWVTPLVASNAPVLSDYSAFVKRFKQMFERPGLEASAEEALCDIQQGTQDVL; translated from the coding sequence ATGGAAGATACTGCAACGGCTGATCCAGACCCTGACCAGTCCCTACTCGTAACTAttcaacaagcccaggaattgcaacaattaagAAATAAAAACGTGGCTTTACGACAAGCCCTGGCATCCCGAAGTACCGATGTTCCTACCGTCTCTACTACTACTACACCTCGGTTTTCAGGAGACCCAAACAAGCTGCGAGAATTTCTTGATGCTCTGACTGTCTATTTTGCCTTCAGACCAACACAATTTTCGCAAGATAAAAcgaaagtgggttatctcatcagtgccttgtctggtcctgccaTGGCTTGGGTGACTCCGTTAGTAGCCTCCAACGCCCCAGTGCTGTCTGATTATTCTGCCTTTGTGAAaagatttaaacaaatgtttgaacgtccTGGATTGGAAGCGTCAGCAGAAGAAGCACTATGTGATATTCAACAAGGCACTCAAGATGTTCTCTAA